AGTTTGTGCCTCCTTCAGCCTCATTACCTGATGCGTTATATTCCCAGTTCCATGCACTGATTTTGTAATCATAGAATTGCAGTCTTCAAATGGGAAACAGCTCTATGCCCACAATGGACCAAGAAGTTGAACATAGTCTACATAATGGAACCCAATGTTATGCACGTTAAGTCCACAGTTTCCTTGAGGGTACAAATcacaaaaatcttgaaaaaactTGCTAAGAATTCCTTCTGCTCTTCTAAGGTTTTCATTCGTTATATGATCACTTAACAGCATATAAATTCCTTCGGAAAGCAAAGCAAAATGATGCAAATAAATCTCTGGCAAAATTCCACATAGACATGGAAGGGCATAGTAAAGAAGCCATGCTTGCAATTCTGTAGCTTTGAAATGAGTGTAATTTTGTTCCAGGTCTCGAGGTAATCTTTTCATACATTGTGGAGGCTGTATGCTATTCATTCGTTttgaaataatctttaaatgGTTCCCAACAAAGTAGTTACTTTTGCTTTCCGTTGCCGAGAACCATTTGTTCATGAGGCATTTAACAACACCAAGTAATGTTCCATGCATGTAGTCAGAGGGGCTTCCACTTACAATTGTGAAATCCTTCAGCTTCAGTAGAGCAGACTCTCCTCTGAAACCTTTTATTCGACTGTTTGGTGTGCTGTTCAACATGCAAAGAGATACATTGTCTTGATTTCGTTCTGGGTATTTGTCATTATTTTCTCGGAATGGGAAATTTCTGCAGTGTCCCTTTCCTTGTTTTACAACTTTACCTGGATCTTCACAGGCTATGCAGGATTCACTTCCATTATATTGGGTCATATTTAGGACAGCAGCTTTAGCAGGTAAATCGTAGGTACCACAAATAACTTTCACTTTGACACTGGTTTCTTTATTATCTAATTCTACAACAATCCCTGCATCATACAAATTGTTAAAAACAGAGCACAGCGATCCCAAATATTGTTGCATTGGTGGTTTCCCTTTTCCTTGCCATATGCTTGCAAGTATAATATTTTCCCTTGCAAAACGCAAAGAAGGTGATAGTTCATTTATAGCAAAGAAAACAGGCCAAAGTTGTACTTTAGAAGACGAATAAAGACTCAATCCATCAGTATTCATTAAAACAGTAATATTGCAGTTGTGATAGAGGAATCCTCCTTCAGATAATAACTCTCTGTATATCCTTCCATCTGTTATATCAGTGATAAGGTGAGGGGTGTCTACATGTCTTTCCAATATTTGGCTTTTGTTTCGTTTAATATCATCCCATATTCCTGCAAATAAAACATTATGAAAGCTTTATAAATACCTGCAAGTTATACCACATCttatctctttgaatttggtAAAAACATGCTTTATAAATTCAGTAACTTTGATTTTACCATTTACATGGTtaagtgtttaaaaatatactttgacataaattcaaaataagctAGTTTTAACATCTTCATTTTATTGGataattaaggaatgaattcaatatttatttgttttatacgatataaaatggtttggggcagtttacgcatTTTTAAACCgcaaagcggtttataaaaaagcgtaaactgtttcaaaccattttatatcgtataaaactaataaatattgaattcattgcttatcattttatttgtttactcttcattgtcaataaaaacggtcatttcacctttaaaatgacgtgaaattgtacaaaattcaaacgtaacgtcaggcgtattgatacgtttctgacgttagtcttactatgacgtaggcaacattcgttatacgatataaaatatttttttagccaatcagaaagcgcgttacaaccagaattaaaagCATCACATAGAGGGTTATCCACTTGTTCAACATGCTTAGATCAACTAGATGTGTCAACACCACAAATGCCCCAACAGGTGACCAAAATTTTAAATGCCAAATGTTTGAATTCAGAATAAGTTAAAAATccctaaaaataagaaaaatactCATTCTCTTTTAAGTTCACCAGATATAACTCTTTGGACTGGAACCAAGTTCAAACTTGACCTGTGTTTTCTATCAATTAGCATTATTGGAAATATAAACTTTACATATACATCACTTCAAAAGTTAGAGAGCGGAAACTACGAATTTCCTATTTTTTCCTAAGTTCAAAAGGTATAACTTTGTCATATATCATCCAAACGGAACTGAATTTAAACCTGATCTGTATTTTCTTGTAAATAACCTACATCAGAACTATCAGCTTTATATATGCATCCCTTCAGTGAGCAAAAACTaaggattttctatttttttcaaagttcaagAGTTGTGCCGCacaactctgtcaaaaatcatcGGACTGGAACTAAATTCGCATTCAACCTGTGTATTCATACGATACATCcttaataatattaaatttgagTTGAATGTGTGCAATGGTTGTGATAATGATGGTAAAGTGAATGATGATGGAATGACAAAAGGAAGGAGGGATGGAACAGGGTAATTCACTATATGCCCCAGCCATTTCATAGTTGGGGTATGAAAAGGGATCCTATACTCTTACTCTCTCTCCTCAAACAAAccaattaatcaaaattatatttacctGGAGATTGCAACAAGTTCTTCAACTGTCTTTCAACATTTGCATAGACAAAGCTCGCACATGCTTGTTTTGCTCTGTTAATTGTATTGCCTGCCTTGTATCGTGGACCCCCACATTCCCTGCATGTGTCAACATCTGGATTGTTAGGGAAAACTCTATAGCACTTTTCGCAGTAATGTACTTCTGATGCAAAGTCTGCATCGAGAAATCCCCaaagtttttcataatttaagtTTCCTAAAGACTTGCACGCCGGGAACGCCTTTTGCATTGTACAAAGAACATCCTTTGAAGAAGAAGCAGagaaattatttcttaaaaaacatgACAATAAACACATTTCAACATTCAGGTCCTCATTATCGCTGAGCTGATCATTGTCCTCTTCGCGAATTGGAGACATCACTGTCGGAGAAATCACTGTCGGAGAAATCACTATCTAACTCAGAGCTGTTGGGCGTTTCTGTTGATATGTCTGCGTCACTCTGATCACAAGATGTATTTGCACCCTGGAGATTTTGGTGTGGTAATTTTGGATTATCACAATGTAACAGTTCTCTTGTCTGGATGTCTGAAATGTAACATCAGTTCAAAAGTTTAATTATAATAGTAACAACCTAAGGATGAATCGCGTCACGTGGttgccttataaatttctttacatgGCAAGCATCAAAGtttatacggcaacatggcgaAAGTAACATTATCTGACCTGATTTTTACACAAACATTCAAccatacttttaatttttaagctccaaaatatttagagtgaccgCCCTTTGCCCGTGAAGTAATATTATGATCCTACAACAGCATCCATGTTTGCACAAACCACTGACGAGGAaggtaaataattataaaattaagctATGAATTTGATTcttatatattatcttttgtttgtttacaaatcaaactgtgagtcctcgagaaaacaaaacacttattaggctccgcctcgccttctatatGGACTTTACCAACCCcccaaatttctgtaaacagtcagtaacaaacctaataagtaatagtagtAAAATGTCCAAGGAATTTTTTCGAATCAAATATTTGCACAGAATATCAGAATTATCAGTCCAATTtaactagcgcattttttttgcgccgtaaattgcagtttttaattattattacaatgtagtggggggggggcaattccaaacaaacaataattttattttggtctTGTTTCAGGacatttatatcaaaacatttaaaagagcTAATTCTGTTCTAATAATGAAATTACCTTCGAATTCTTCTTTGACTTCATTATCATCATCTTGAGTCTCTTCTTTAGTAAATTCGTAGATATTTTCATCAGTCAGtataaattttttctttttgtaatgcAGTGTACTCCGGGGTACTTCAATTTCAGGGTCGTAAAGATactgttttcttctttttttcaatggacctgtaaaataataaaaaattgaatgttgaatatttattatatatagcACATACATCAATTTTACACAGGGGGCTACTGTGCTTTCACATTAAGCCAAGTTATCTAAAAAGAAAAGGAATTTGTGCCACATTTAATTAGCTATAGTCTTGGGAAAAGAACAAAATCTAAAATCACTTCATTTTGAAGTCCAATTTAATTGCAGCATAATTCCATAAATGTAATCTATAGCAGAAATATCAAATGTTACGTCAATGATAATTCATTTCGTTGATTCtataaattttactcatgattgaactttttaaaagcTCAAACCCAAGTAAACAACATCCATAAAAAGTCGTACTTTTTCCATGCATCGTATGTAAATGATACAACGTGGATCGCATGGTTGTGAAGTATCTGTGACATGATCCACATTCGTATTGTTTTCGTCCATTTTCCCATACTTCTTGTGGTAGTCAAAGTTGGCTTCTTGCTCCTCTGTTGAACTTGACGGTCCGTTTTTCGCGGCCGCCATATTGCCATTTAAACATACAAAACGAGGCTCTGACGCTCGGGGACGCGCATTGATTCATGATGTTAAAAAATcgtgaaaataaaaagtttttttttaactctcatatcagtaaaataaaaggatacttttatctgtaaaacaggggtttatatttttcttcGTTACTCCTTTTCTATATAAAGTTCTTGAAAATTGAACTATTTTTTAACGCGGACGTACATTTTCTATGGACAAGACAAACAAGGCGCGAACTTGAACCGCGCGAGTCCTTGAAGATGTCGAGCAAGATTTATGCATTGATTGAGTGGGAGGATCAATACCTAAGCATCATCTGTGTGGACACTATATGCCAGCCCAGAAAGGAGATTACGGAATACAAAGCGGGGGAGTACATAAAGGCCAAATTTAAAGGCTCCATATACAGGGCAATCATCG
Above is a window of Crassostrea angulata isolate pt1a10 unplaced genomic scaffold, ASM2561291v2 HiC_scaffold_140, whole genome shotgun sequence DNA encoding:
- the LOC128169469 gene encoding uncharacterized protein LOC128169469; protein product: MQKAFPACKSLGNLNYEKLWGFLDADFASEVHYCEKCYRVFPNNPDVDTCRECGGPRYKAGNTINRAKQACASFVYANVERQLKNLLQSPGIWDDIKRNKSQILERHVDTPHLITDITDGRIYRELLSEGGFLYHNCNITVLMNTDGLSLYSSSKVQLWPVFFAINELSPSLRFARENIILASIWQGKGKPPMQQYLGSLCSVFNNLYDAGIVVELDNKETSVKVKVICGTYDLPAKAAVLNMTQYNGSESCIACEDPGKVVKQGKGHCRNFPFRENNDKYPERNQDNVSLCMLNSTPNSRIKGFRGESALLKLKDFTIVSGSPSDYMHGTLLGVVKCLMNKWFSATESKSNYFVGNHLKIISKRMNSIQPPQCMKRLPRDLEQNYTHFKATELQAWLLYYALPCLCGILPEIYLHHFALLSEGIYMLLSDHITNENLRRAEGILSKFFQDFCDLYPQGNCGLNVHNIGFHYVDYVQLLGPLWA